A genomic region of Nostoc sp. UHCC 0702 contains the following coding sequences:
- a CDS encoding alcohol dehydrogenase catalytic domain-containing protein: MLAALLYGQEDLRLEQVADPTPAVGEVLVQVGAATTCGTDLKVWRRGGHAKMLKPPTLFGHEAAGQIVAVGAGVTGWQVGDRVVANNSAPCMECFFCQRQEYSLCPNLTWNNGTFAEYLKIPAPIVQHNLLRIPDELPFELAAMTEPLACVLHGVARSHIKPKDQVVVLGDGAIGLMFVAALAHTAEVLLWGGNDQRLEIGEKLGAAKTFNYHQIADIPSVVKEVTQGWGADVVIEATGVASVWETAIACARPGATVNLFGGCPRDTTITVNTEQLHYSELTLKGVFHNTPEYVRSALALIASRKIPFELLLSEQRPLKDLEQVFHDMKARKVIKVAMTP, translated from the coding sequence GTGTTAGCAGCGTTGCTTTATGGTCAAGAAGATTTACGCCTAGAACAGGTAGCTGACCCTACACCAGCAGTTGGTGAAGTACTGGTGCAAGTGGGGGCTGCTACAACTTGTGGTACAGATTTAAAAGTCTGGCGTCGTGGTGGTCATGCCAAAATGCTCAAACCACCAACTTTATTTGGTCATGAAGCGGCTGGACAAATTGTTGCTGTGGGTGCAGGCGTTACTGGTTGGCAAGTAGGCGATCGCGTCGTGGCGAATAATTCCGCCCCATGCATGGAATGCTTTTTTTGTCAACGCCAAGAGTATTCTTTGTGTCCAAATTTGACATGGAATAACGGCACTTTTGCTGAATATCTGAAAATTCCCGCACCGATAGTACAGCATAATTTATTACGGATTCCCGATGAGTTGCCGTTTGAGTTGGCAGCAATGACGGAACCTTTAGCTTGTGTGTTGCATGGAGTAGCCCGTTCTCATATTAAACCTAAAGATCAAGTAGTTGTATTGGGAGATGGAGCGATCGGGCTGATGTTTGTGGCTGCTTTGGCGCATACTGCTGAGGTGTTGCTGTGGGGTGGTAATGACCAAAGGTTAGAAATTGGTGAAAAACTTGGTGCAGCCAAGACCTTTAATTATCATCAGATAGCGGATATTCCCAGTGTGGTGAAAGAAGTTACCCAAGGTTGGGGTGCTGATGTGGTGATTGAAGCAACTGGAGTGGCTAGCGTTTGGGAAACTGCGATCGCTTGTGCCCGTCCTGGTGCTACTGTCAATTTATTCGGTGGCTGTCCACGAGATACGACTATCACAGTCAACACAGAACAATTGCACTACAGCGAGTTGACATTAAAAGGCGTATTTCATAATACTCCCGAATATGTGCGATCGGCGCTTGCACTTATCGCTAGTCGTAAAATCCCCTTTGAATTATTGCTCAGTGAACAGCGACCTTTAAAAGATTTAGAACAAGTTTTTCATGACATGAAAGCGCGGAAAGTAATTAAAGTGGCGATGACTCCTTAA
- a CDS encoding DUF4065 domain-containing protein, which produces MVLVLSCFNVADYFIWLANETGSFISNLKLQKLVYYAQAWHLALYDTPLFPEDFQAWIHGPVIPTLYQKYKHFGWQPILEDVKPELSQEVQEFLDEVAQEYFACDAYELEQMTHVEAPWNLARGNLPSDAPSNEIIKKEWMKEYYGSRVEEKD; this is translated from the coding sequence GTGGTTTTAGTGTTGTCATGTTTTAACGTAGCAGATTATTTTATCTGGCTAGCAAATGAAACAGGTTCTTTTATCAGTAATCTTAAACTGCAAAAACTTGTGTACTATGCTCAAGCTTGGCATTTAGCACTGTATGACACTCCTTTATTCCCAGAAGATTTTCAAGCCTGGATACATGGGCCTGTTATTCCAACGTTGTACCAAAAGTACAAGCATTTTGGTTGGCAACCAATTTTAGAAGATGTTAAACCGGAATTATCCCAAGAAGTTCAAGAATTTCTCGATGAAGTCGCACAAGAGTACTTCGCCTGCGATGCTTATGAACTTGAGCAGATGACTCATGTGGAAGCACCCTGGAATTTGGCTAGAGGAAATCTACCATCTGATGCACCTTCCAACGAAATTATTAAGAAGGAGTGGATGAAGGAGTACTACGGATCTCGTGTCGAAGAAAAGGATTAA
- a CDS encoding TIGR04255 family protein — protein MKNHEPWRNPPLQEAVFEIRFPSVSDYALFAGGMAMSQQQEFPTIQKLQAAEIPEIIELSGLVRHRFISPDESLLFQTGPDVLSVNCIAYKGFANFLENIKKILIATETFVNLSTLTRLGLRYINKFSNIDYPPSVLNINLPFENTDISKTQLLQFREVRKLDNEGAILSISVQFPIEPKDLLLDLDISFNSFDKYWDIEMILDCTDKAHDIIWENFQALVSQKEKEVRI, from the coding sequence GTGAAAAATCATGAACCTTGGCGTAATCCTCCTTTACAGGAAGCGGTCTTTGAAATCCGCTTTCCAAGCGTAAGTGATTACGCACTGTTTGCCGGAGGTATGGCAATGTCTCAGCAACAGGAGTTTCCAACTATTCAAAAGCTTCAAGCTGCTGAGATTCCTGAAATTATTGAATTGTCAGGATTAGTTAGACATCGCTTCATATCTCCAGATGAGTCGCTTTTATTTCAAACTGGTCCCGATGTACTCAGTGTTAATTGTATTGCTTACAAAGGTTTTGCCAATTTTTTGGAAAACATTAAAAAAATTCTAATTGCTACTGAAACATTTGTTAATCTGTCCACTCTTACTAGGCTAGGGCTTCGTTATATCAATAAATTTTCTAATATTGATTATCCACCCTCAGTTTTGAATATTAATCTTCCGTTTGAAAATACTGATATTTCAAAAACACAACTTCTCCAATTTCGAGAAGTTAGGAAGCTTGATAATGAAGGCGCTATTTTAAGTATTAGTGTACAGTTCCCTATTGAACCAAAAGATTTGCTATTAGATCTAGATATATCTTTTAATTCTTTTGACAAATATTGGGATATTGAAATGATTTTAGATTGTACTGACAAAGCACATGATATTATTTGGGAAAACTTCCAAGCTCTTGTATCTCAAAAAGAAAAAGAAGTCAGAATATGA
- a CDS encoding Dethiobiotin synthetase translates to MNYETARKLLVAQTIISEENPDALLMRMTQGKPPVPGQITSILLALKVVFEGLKESSIIDRELAFSLYQLAVKAQQIFVAGRKLGVDWPPLLKEDLLRISLAAESIFSGVWQTPPSVDRLKDKI, encoded by the coding sequence ATGAATTACGAAACAGCTCGCAAACTCCTTGTAGCCCAAACAATAATAAGTGAAGAAAATCCGGATGCCCTGTTGATGCGAATGACACAGGGTAAGCCACCAGTTCCAGGTCAGATTACTTCGATTTTATTAGCACTGAAAGTGGTGTTTGAGGGTCTTAAAGAGTCCTCAATTATAGATAGAGAACTAGCTTTTTCTCTTTACCAGTTAGCGGTTAAAGCTCAACAGATATTTGTAGCAGGGCGTAAACTAGGAGTTGATTGGCCCCCCTTGCTTAAGGAAGATTTACTCAGAATTTCTCTAGCAGCGGAAAGTATCTTTTCTGGTGTATGGCAAACGCCACCTTCTGTAGACAGGTTGAAGGATAAAATATAA
- the crtD gene encoding C-3',4' desaturase CrtD: MSNVSIDNSKPRVVVIGAGIGGLTAGALLARRGYSVLILDQALVPGGCASTFKRQGFTFDVGATQVAGLEAGGIHHRIFSELEIDLPAATPCDPACAVYLPGEITPINVWRDQNKWQEERQKQFPGSEPFWQLLATLFNASWEFQGRDPVLPPRNLWDFWQLIQAVRPNTFITAPFTFLTVGDGLRLYGLGNDKRLRTFLDLQLKLYSQVNADETALLYAATALSVSQLPQGLFHLQGSMQVLSDRLVAALERDGGKLLMRHTVEHIKVENGKATAVVIRNQKTGEVWTEAADHVVANVTVQNLVQLLGDNAPSGYQHRVEKLPQASGAFVVYLGVDASAIPLDCPPHLQFMYDANGPIGENNSLFVSVSHLGDGRAPDGKATIIASSFVDPTQWWRTQDYEGLKQKYTQQAIARLAQYFYLKPETIIYQEAATPRTFAHYTARDRGIVGGIGQRIPTFGPFGFANRTPINHLWLVGDSTHPGEGTAGVSYSALTVVRQIEAEY, from the coding sequence ATGTCTAACGTTTCTATTGACAACAGCAAACCCCGTGTAGTGGTCATTGGTGCAGGAATAGGAGGACTGACTGCTGGGGCATTATTAGCCCGTAGAGGTTACAGCGTCTTAATCTTAGACCAAGCCTTAGTACCAGGAGGTTGTGCTTCTACATTTAAACGTCAAGGATTTACCTTTGATGTAGGGGCTACTCAGGTAGCAGGGTTGGAAGCTGGGGGAATTCATCACCGCATATTTTCAGAATTAGAAATAGATTTACCAGCAGCGACACCTTGCGATCCTGCTTGTGCTGTGTATCTTCCTGGGGAAATTACACCAATTAACGTTTGGCGTGACCAAAACAAATGGCAAGAGGAACGACAAAAGCAGTTTCCTGGTAGCGAACCTTTCTGGCAATTGCTGGCAACTTTGTTTAATGCTAGTTGGGAATTTCAAGGACGCGACCCAGTATTACCGCCACGTAACTTATGGGATTTTTGGCAACTAATTCAGGCGGTGCGTCCCAATACATTCATCACTGCACCTTTCACTTTCTTGACGGTAGGAGATGGTTTGCGGTTGTATGGACTGGGCAATGACAAGCGACTAAGAACTTTTTTAGATTTGCAACTGAAGCTGTATTCTCAAGTGAATGCTGACGAGACAGCATTGCTGTATGCCGCAACGGCGTTGAGTGTATCCCAACTACCCCAAGGATTGTTTCATCTCCAGGGTAGTATGCAAGTACTAAGCGATCGCCTAGTCGCAGCTTTAGAAAGAGACGGTGGCAAATTATTGATGCGTCATACTGTGGAACATATCAAAGTAGAAAATGGCAAAGCCACCGCCGTTGTCATTAGAAATCAGAAAACTGGTGAAGTCTGGACAGAAGCCGCTGACCATGTAGTTGCCAACGTCACTGTGCAAAACTTAGTGCAACTATTGGGTGATAATGCTCCATCAGGATATCAACACCGAGTAGAAAAACTGCCCCAAGCATCGGGTGCTTTTGTCGTGTATTTGGGTGTAGACGCTAGCGCCATCCCCCTTGATTGTCCGCCTCATCTACAATTTATGTACGATGCCAATGGCCCCATTGGCGAAAATAACTCTTTGTTTGTTTCTGTCAGCCATCTTGGAGATGGTCGCGCCCCAGATGGTAAAGCTACAATTATCGCTTCTTCATTTGTAGACCCTACACAGTGGTGGCGTACTCAAGATTATGAGGGACTCAAACAAAAGTATACCCAACAAGCGATCGCTCGTCTTGCCCAATACTTTTATTTGAAACCAGAAACGATTATTTATCAAGAAGCTGCCACACCCCGCACCTTTGCTCATTACACAGCCCGCGATCGTGGTATAGTCGGTGGCATCGGTCAAAGAATACCCACTTTTGGCCCCTTTGGGTTTGCCAATCGCACACCCATTAATCATCTGTGGTTAGTTGGAGACTCCACCCATCCGGGTGAAGGTACTGCTGGGGTGAGTTATTCAGCGCTGACAGTGGTTCGACAAATTGAAGCGGAATACTGA
- a CDS encoding insulinase family protein produces MTSTLLQFPRLNAPKLHHLPNGLTIIVEQMPIEAVNLSLWIKVGSAVESDAINGMAHFLEHMIFKGTERLASGEFERRIEERGAVTNAATSQDYTHYYITTAPGDFAELAPLQIDVVFNPSIPDDAFERERSVVLEEIKRSEDNPRRRTYRRAMETAFDQLPYRRPVLGPEAVIAQLQPQQMRDFHTNWYQPQSITAVAVGNLPEEELVAIIAEAFTQLNNSQQSTVNSQQSSVNNPEPAFTEIVRREFIDESLQQARLVMVWRVPGLNQLEQTYGLDVLAGILGHGRTSRLVQDLREERGLVSSISVSNMSNLLQGIFYISAKCTVENIQPVEDAIAQHILRLQTELVSEKEIERVRRRVANRFIFGNETPSDRAGLYGYYQSLVGDLQPAFNYPQHIQAQNATDLMQTANQYLDSDAYGVVVMKPV; encoded by the coding sequence ATGACCTCAACTCTGCTGCAATTTCCTCGTCTTAATGCCCCAAAGCTGCACCATTTGCCCAATGGTTTGACAATCATAGTTGAGCAAATGCCCATTGAAGCCGTAAACCTCAGCCTGTGGATTAAAGTTGGTTCAGCTGTAGAATCTGATGCCATTAACGGCATGGCTCACTTTTTAGAGCATATGATTTTTAAGGGTACTGAGCGATTAGCAAGCGGCGAGTTTGAACGTCGAATTGAAGAACGGGGTGCTGTCACCAATGCTGCTACTAGCCAAGATTATACTCATTACTATATAACCACTGCTCCTGGTGACTTTGCAGAGCTTGCACCACTACAAATTGATGTAGTATTTAATCCGAGTATTCCCGATGATGCCTTTGAGCGTGAACGATCAGTAGTACTAGAAGAAATTAAACGTTCAGAGGATAATCCCCGGCGGCGGACGTATCGACGCGCAATGGAAACCGCATTTGATCAACTACCCTATCGCCGTCCAGTGTTGGGGCCAGAAGCAGTGATAGCCCAACTGCAACCCCAGCAGATGCGAGATTTTCACACTAATTGGTATCAACCCCAGTCAATTACCGCCGTAGCTGTAGGCAATTTACCAGAAGAAGAATTAGTTGCAATTATCGCCGAAGCATTTACACAACTCAATAACAGTCAACAGTCAACAGTCAATAGTCAACAGTCATCAGTCAACAATCCCGAACCTGCGTTTACAGAAATTGTGCGTCGGGAATTTATTGATGAAAGTCTCCAGCAAGCACGTTTAGTAATGGTTTGGCGGGTTCCGGGGTTGAATCAGTTAGAGCAAACTTATGGATTAGATGTTTTAGCAGGAATTTTAGGACACGGACGGACATCAAGACTAGTGCAAGACTTGCGGGAAGAAAGAGGATTGGTTTCTTCCATATCTGTAAGCAATATGAGCAACCTGCTGCAAGGAATATTTTATATTTCCGCTAAGTGTACAGTAGAAAATATCCAACCTGTAGAAGATGCGATCGCTCAACATATTCTCAGATTACAAACAGAGTTAGTTTCAGAAAAAGAAATTGAGCGAGTGCGGCGGCGAGTGGCGAACAGATTTATTTTTGGCAACGAGACACCAAGCGATCGCGCTGGGTTGTATGGTTACTATCAATCTCTAGTGGGAGATTTGCAACCAGCCTTTAACTATCCACAGCATATTCAAGCCCAAAATGCAACTGATTTGATGCAAACAGCCAATCAGTATCTTGATTCAGACGCTTATGGTGTAGTTGTCATGAAGCCGGTTTAG
- a CDS encoding fructosamine kinase family protein, which produces MWTEIDAHISQVTGEKFLNEQRRSVGGGCINQGYAVSDGELTYFIKLNQASQVAMFEAEALGLKQMLATASIRVPKPICWGTAGNSSYIVLEWLEMGGDNTHSWSEMGRKLAAMHKATSQQGFGWDINNTIGSTPQINTWTADWAEFYIQHRLGYQFQLARRRGGNFPQQEQLLAAIPELLTNHQVQPSLVHGDLWGGNAGCTASGEPVIFDPATYFGDREVDIAMTELFGGFPAAFYRGYNEVFPLDAGYEQRKTLYNLYHILNHFNLFGGGYGSQANRMISQILR; this is translated from the coding sequence ATGTGGACTGAAATTGATGCCCATATTAGCCAGGTGACTGGCGAAAAATTTCTTAACGAACAACGGCGATCGGTTGGTGGCGGCTGCATCAACCAAGGTTATGCTGTTTCTGATGGTGAGCTAACTTACTTCATCAAGCTTAACCAAGCATCCCAAGTTGCCATGTTTGAGGCGGAAGCACTAGGTTTAAAGCAAATGCTAGCAACAGCTAGTATTCGCGTCCCAAAACCAATTTGCTGGGGTACAGCAGGTAATTCTAGCTATATAGTTTTGGAATGGTTGGAAATGGGGGGAGATAACACCCATTCTTGGTCAGAAATGGGACGCAAGTTAGCGGCGATGCACAAAGCAACCAGCCAACAAGGTTTCGGCTGGGATATCAATAATACCATTGGTTCTACTCCTCAAATCAACACTTGGACAGCAGACTGGGCAGAATTTTATATCCAACATCGCCTGGGTTATCAATTTCAGTTAGCAAGAAGGCGCGGTGGTAATTTTCCCCAGCAAGAACAGTTACTAGCGGCTATCCCCGAACTTTTGACAAATCACCAAGTACAACCCTCTTTAGTACATGGTGATTTGTGGGGAGGAAATGCTGGGTGTACTGCGTCGGGAGAACCTGTGATTTTCGATCCTGCAACTTATTTTGGCGATAGAGAAGTTGATATCGCCATGACAGAACTTTTTGGGGGCTTCCCAGCAGCCTTTTATCGCGGATATAACGAAGTATTTCCTTTAGATGCAGGCTATGAGCAAAGAAAAACGCTCTATAACCTATATCACATTTTGAATCATTTTAATTTGTTTGGCGGCGGTTATGGTTCCCAAGCAAACCGCATGATTTCGCAAATTTTGCGTTGA
- a CDS encoding type II toxin-antitoxin system RelE/ParE family toxin, protein MSNYSFSDVAIQDLNEICEYIARSNPKTASKLFDDIREKCKLVANFPNMGKNYGRLVRNLRGFVVDDYIIFYYPREGGISVARVASGYRDLESLFADDK, encoded by the coding sequence ATGAGTAATTATTCATTCTCAGATGTAGCAATTCAAGATTTAAATGAAATTTGTGAATATATTGCCCGCAGTAACCCAAAAACAGCCAGTAAGCTTTTTGATGACATTCGTGAAAAATGTAAATTAGTAGCTAATTTTCCTAATATGGGAAAAAATTATGGAAGACTTGTACGAAATTTACGCGGTTTTGTTGTCGATGATTACATTATATTTTACTATCCGAGAGAAGGCGGAATTAGTGTTGCTCGTGTTGCCAGTGGTTATCGAGATTTAGAATCTTTATTTGCAGATGACAAATAA
- a CDS encoding type II toxin-antitoxin system ParD family antitoxin produces MYIQIKPELEQFIQAQLAIGRFSSAEDVINEAFKLLQEREQRIEELRQKIAVGTEQIANGQVSDGEVVFARLQEKIRQISEESSE; encoded by the coding sequence ATGTACATCCAAATTAAACCAGAACTAGAGCAATTTATTCAAGCACAGCTTGCAATTGGGAGATTCTCTAGTGCAGAGGATGTCATAAATGAAGCCTTTAAGTTGCTACAAGAAAGAGAACAGCGAATTGAAGAACTACGACAAAAAATTGCTGTAGGAACTGAACAAATTGCTAATGGACAAGTCAGTGATGGCGAAGTTGTATTTGCCAGATTACAAGAAAAAATTCGTCAAATTTCTGAGGAGTCATCTGAATGA
- a CDS encoding nuclear transport factor 2 family protein encodes MEQTATIKTAQQAFDHLAKGWATGDYQPYIDMLSDHVSFWLPVGKQRSQPFAYEGKQQIIARLQARTEKGDRLTFSSPDRVTSNNTTVTFEFESQGTIASLPFKGRNAISFDVKGGKISAVREYFGDID; translated from the coding sequence ATGGAGCAGACTGCAACTATTAAAACTGCCCAACAGGCATTTGACCATCTCGCCAAAGGATGGGCGACAGGCGATTATCAGCCTTACATTGATATGCTCAGTGATCACGTAAGTTTCTGGCTACCGGTTGGCAAACAGCGCAGCCAGCCCTTTGCATATGAAGGTAAACAGCAGATAATTGCAAGGTTGCAGGCGCGGACAGAAAAAGGCGATCGCTTGACATTTAGTTCACCAGATCGCGTCACTAGTAACAATACAACCGTCACCTTTGAATTTGAAAGTCAGGGAACCATTGCTAGCCTACCTTTCAAAGGAAGAAATGCGATTTCCTTCGATGTCAAAGGTGGCAAAATTTCTGCTGTGCGAGAGTATTTTGGTGATATCGACTGA
- a CDS encoding HEAT repeat domain-containing protein yields MNATLQSLISAVEEADSSTKMLEAVENLAAAHLEEAVPTLIAVLGYNNPGAAVAAVDGLVEIGEPAVTALLEQLDRHNYSARAWAIRALAGIGDPRGLITLLGAATADFALSVRRAAARGLGSMKWHWFPNEELLEIAQEEALEALLFVAQQDEEWVVRYSAVVGLQSLAQAISATHLDWLSQIQSVFEQMANSDNNWAVRGRVFWAQQQLQAKVQELQPADDQPSPLSAMDWHLIMEKLYDRRNQERLVFSEGDPRRYRELAVAIAQDNNNS; encoded by the coding sequence ATGAATGCCACCCTCCAATCCCTGATTAGTGCTGTGGAAGAGGCAGACTCTTCTACAAAGATGTTAGAAGCTGTAGAGAATTTAGCAGCAGCTCATTTAGAAGAAGCCGTACCAACGTTAATAGCAGTCCTGGGCTACAATAATCCTGGGGCAGCAGTTGCAGCTGTGGATGGGCTGGTAGAAATTGGAGAACCAGCTGTCACAGCTTTGTTAGAGCAATTGGATCGACATAACTATTCCGCTAGAGCCTGGGCAATCCGTGCCTTAGCAGGTATTGGTGATCCTAGAGGATTAATAACCTTATTGGGGGCAGCAACAGCCGATTTCGCCTTAAGTGTCCGACGTGCAGCTGCCAGGGGTTTAGGAAGCATGAAATGGCACTGGTTTCCCAACGAGGAACTACTGGAAATTGCTCAAGAAGAAGCTTTAGAAGCTTTGTTATTCGTAGCCCAACAAGATGAAGAATGGGTAGTGCGCTATTCAGCCGTGGTAGGCTTGCAATCACTGGCTCAAGCGATTTCTGCCACACATTTAGATTGGCTATCACAAATCCAATCTGTGTTCGAGCAGATGGCGAACAGCGATAATAATTGGGCAGTTCGTGGGCGTGTGTTTTGGGCACAGCAGCAATTACAAGCAAAAGTCCAAGAGTTACAACCTGCTGACGATCAGCCATCACCTTTGTCAGCAATGGATTGGCACTTGATTATGGAGAAACTATACGATCGCAGAAATCAAGAACGGTTGGTGTTTTCTGAAGGCGATCCACGGCGATATCGAGAATTGGCAGTGGCGATCGCTCAAGATAATAATAATTCTTAA
- a CDS encoding HEAT repeat domain-containing protein, giving the protein MVNGYGIEDDNQLTVEQAIANLQGEDLGLRVYAAWWLGRFRVDAKEAIDLLVAALEDEEDRTNGGGYPLRRNAARALGKLGDRRAVAPLMGALECSDFYVREAAAQSLEMLGDVSCIPLLIELLQNNVPGTLPATEPPQLAQPFDAILEALGTLGATEAIRYIRPFLDHFIPRIQYAAARAMYQLSVDPQEASQYGDRLIQELSNDSLQLRRTVLADLGAIGYFPAAEAIAQTLAENSLKLIALKGLLEKQLQKTKLPDLSPEAIKVMTLMDELL; this is encoded by the coding sequence ATGGTCAATGGATATGGTATAGAAGATGATAATCAATTAACAGTGGAGCAGGCGATCGCTAATCTCCAAGGTGAAGATTTGGGATTGCGGGTGTATGCAGCCTGGTGGTTAGGGCGGTTTCGGGTTGATGCGAAAGAAGCGATTGATTTGTTGGTGGCAGCATTGGAGGATGAGGAAGATCGCACAAATGGTGGTGGCTATCCCCTGAGACGAAATGCAGCAAGGGCATTGGGAAAGCTGGGTGATCGCCGGGCAGTAGCTCCACTAATGGGGGCATTGGAATGTTCAGATTTCTATGTACGGGAAGCAGCAGCACAGTCTTTGGAGATGTTAGGAGATGTGTCTTGCATTCCTCTGTTGATTGAGTTACTTCAAAATAACGTTCCTGGAACACTGCCAGCAACAGAACCTCCTCAGCTAGCCCAACCCTTTGACGCGATTTTAGAAGCATTGGGAACCCTGGGAGCAACAGAGGCGATTCGATATATCCGCCCCTTTCTAGATCACTTCATTCCTCGGATTCAATATGCCGCAGCGCGGGCAATGTATCAGTTAAGTGTTGATCCACAAGAAGCGAGTCAGTATGGCGATCGCTTAATACAGGAACTCTCTAACGATAGCTTGCAATTGCGTCGCACAGTCCTAGCTGATTTAGGGGCAATTGGATATTTTCCAGCAGCAGAAGCGATCGCTCAGACTCTAGCAGAAAACAGTCTGAAACTCATCGCCCTCAAAGGTTTACTAGAAAAGCAATTACAAAAGACCAAACTGCCGGATTTATCCCCAGAGGCAATTAAAGTGATGACATTGATGGATGAATTGCTTTAG